One genomic segment of Heterodontus francisci isolate sHetFra1 chromosome 25, sHetFra1.hap1, whole genome shotgun sequence includes these proteins:
- the atp5pb gene encoding ATP synthase F(0) complex subunit B1, mitochondrial isoform X2, whose protein sequence is MLSRVVLASASALKTSAPISASLLPVSRTFHMSSQSRAPVPPLPEEGGKVRYGLIPEEFFQFLYPKTGVTGPYMFGTGLLTYLLSKEIYIINHETLTAISIGIVILYGVKKYGKDVAKFADKLNETKVEKAQEVKDLAMNSLAEAIEEEKKEQWRIEGRHHIFDAKRNNVAMMLETNYRERLHMVYNAVKKRLDYQVGLQHLQRRLAQEHMVNWVEKSVIQSITPQQEKESIAKCISDLKILAKTAQAKV, encoded by the exons CTTCTGCTCTGAAGACATCAGCTCCTATCAGCGCCAG tTTATTGCCAGTGTCCAGGACTTTTCATATGAGCAGTCAGTCTCGGGCACCAGTGCCACCACTTCCAGAGGAAGGAGGCAAGGTGCGCTATGGTCTGATTCCAGAAGAATTCTTCCAGTTCTTGTATCCCAAAACTGGGGTAACAG GCCCTTATATGTTTGGCACTGGGCTGTTGACTTACCTTCTATCAAAGGAAATTTACATCATTAACCATGAAACACTTACAGCTATATCGATTGGCATTGTTATCCTCTATGGTGTCAAAAAGTATGGCAAGGATGTGGCAAAATTTGCTGACAAATTGAATGAG ACCAAAGTTGAAAAAGCACAAGAAGTGAAAGACTTAGCCATGAACAGCCTGGCAGAAGCTATTGAAGAGGAGAAAAAGGAACAGTGGAGAATAGAAGGGCGTCACCACATTTTTGATGCAAAGCGG AATAATGTTGCAATGATGCTGGAAACCAACTACCGTGAACGACTACATATGGTGTACAATGCAGTGAAGAAACGCCTGGATTACCAAGTCGGTCTCCAGCATCTACAGCGAAGGCTTGCTCAAGAACATATGGTTAATTGGGTGGAGAAGAGTGTAATCCAGAGTATCACACCACAGCAG GAGAAAGAAAGCATTGCCAAATGTATCTCCGACCTCAAAATACTGGCCAAGACAGCTCAAGCGAAGGTTTAG
- the atp5pb gene encoding ATP synthase F(0) complex subunit B1, mitochondrial isoform X1 has protein sequence MLSRVVLASASALKTSAPISASTNVSFSSLLPVSRTFHMSSQSRAPVPPLPEEGGKVRYGLIPEEFFQFLYPKTGVTGPYMFGTGLLTYLLSKEIYIINHETLTAISIGIVILYGVKKYGKDVAKFADKLNETKVEKAQEVKDLAMNSLAEAIEEEKKEQWRIEGRHHIFDAKRNNVAMMLETNYRERLHMVYNAVKKRLDYQVGLQHLQRRLAQEHMVNWVEKSVIQSITPQQEKESIAKCISDLKILAKTAQAKV, from the exons CTTCTGCTCTGAAGACATCAGCTCCTATCAGCGCCAG caccaatgtttctttttccagtTTATTGCCAGTGTCCAGGACTTTTCATATGAGCAGTCAGTCTCGGGCACCAGTGCCACCACTTCCAGAGGAAGGAGGCAAGGTGCGCTATGGTCTGATTCCAGAAGAATTCTTCCAGTTCTTGTATCCCAAAACTGGGGTAACAG GCCCTTATATGTTTGGCACTGGGCTGTTGACTTACCTTCTATCAAAGGAAATTTACATCATTAACCATGAAACACTTACAGCTATATCGATTGGCATTGTTATCCTCTATGGTGTCAAAAAGTATGGCAAGGATGTGGCAAAATTTGCTGACAAATTGAATGAG ACCAAAGTTGAAAAAGCACAAGAAGTGAAAGACTTAGCCATGAACAGCCTGGCAGAAGCTATTGAAGAGGAGAAAAAGGAACAGTGGAGAATAGAAGGGCGTCACCACATTTTTGATGCAAAGCGG AATAATGTTGCAATGATGCTGGAAACCAACTACCGTGAACGACTACATATGGTGTACAATGCAGTGAAGAAACGCCTGGATTACCAAGTCGGTCTCCAGCATCTACAGCGAAGGCTTGCTCAAGAACATATGGTTAATTGGGTGGAGAAGAGTGTAATCCAGAGTATCACACCACAGCAG GAGAAAGAAAGCATTGCCAAATGTATCTCCGACCTCAAAATACTGGCCAAGACAGCTCAAGCGAAGGTTTAG